DNA from Tachysurus fulvidraco isolate hzauxx_2018 chromosome 16, HZAU_PFXX_2.0, whole genome shotgun sequence:
tttttttttacactagaTATCTTTCCAGAGATAAATGACAGCACGTTTGGAATGTGTTCAGAGCCCCTGCTTGGTAATGTTAGTAATGTTGAGACCCTACCTTGACGTGTTGTGTGCGCTGCAAGAGCCTCTTATAAAGTCCTCGTGTGTTCTCATATTCCTCCTGTTCGATTTCAAAGTCAATATAGGACTTCCATAGCACCTACAGGGTTTCAATGCAAACATCAAATTAGTTCCACAGGAAATTCCAATTGAAATTTAAAAGAATAATCAGAGCAGGCGACATGTGGGCGATACCTCTGGCATGTCGAGACGAGGCTGACCGATAGCCAGCTCGAATATGGCCCGTGCTCTTTCTACGTCTCCCAGGATCGTCTCCAGCTCGGCAAACTTGATCCAGGTAGTACAGTTCTCTGGGCTGTACTCCAGGTACTTCTCGTAGAGCTTCCTGCAGCGGTCAAACTCTCTCAGCTGCAACTCCAGCTCGATGTAGCCCTTAAACAGCTTATTCTTTGGGCATTTCCCGATGCCTGTGCCCTGGGATTACACAGTACACAAAGCATCAGACTGCAGTTTCAATCAACTTAATCCTGTAATTCTAAAGGTTGCAGAAATTTACCAGGCATTGTCTGGCTTTCTGCAGGTTCTTCTGGCGAACTTCAAACTGGCCATAGAGCAGCCAGATTTTAGCGAAGGTAAACTACGAACAAGATTGAAATCGgacaaacatataaatatcaAATTGTCGAATATGAGATGCTCTAATTCATGCAATAATGTAACGAAAAAAAGTAACACAGACATTCTACAACATAATTACAAACATTCACCAATACTCAAAATGTCATTCACTAATTAATAAAACAGTGCCAGCATGAGCAAATTCTGCTATGTAGGTGTTTGGTGtcaatataataacatttttatccCTCACTGTATGATGCGTACCTTTTTGTGAGGGATAAGCTCCAGACATGCCTGATACACCTGTCTTGTTCTCTCGGGGTCCTGTCACAGAACCAAACCAGCACGTGATGAATTTCACTGCACAACATATATAAAGCCTGCTAAACATCATTGTAGTTCACTGCCTCATGTCAGGCCTGACCTTGACCTCCAGCTCCTCATAGAGTGCATAGTTGATCCACAAGTAAATGTAACGTCTCCAGTGTCTCTTCTCTGTGATGGGGGGGACGTTGGAGATGGCTCGTTCGTATACCTCTCGGACCGTGTCGGGGTCCGCGTCACTCTCCACCAGCCGCAGGTAATCGAACCAGGCATCATAGTTGTGTGGGCTTGCCTTGAGTTAAGAGACAACATCCCACACTGTACTCTTACTATATTAATCAGTTTCATGCAGGTGAAGATTtgaaatggcatgaaaaatTGAGAGGGTTAATAGTTTGTAGTATTTATTTGCAATATAAAAAAGAAGTAATTTAAATGCCCTAGAACACTGTAGTCATGTTTAATTATGTGTTTCTGATTGGGTGTATTACTAGACCAGGGACATAAGCAGTTCAAATGGTCTAATTTATAGCCAAAGAGTGGTGGAGAAGCATTGAAGGGTAGCTGCTGTTAGTGTTCAGTCATGTTAACTGTTTATCTGAACCCATGTAAGCACTGGGTTTCCAATACAATGTGTAGATTCAGACAATGAACTGCCTTTTCCCCTTCTCATGTTTAAAGCTTTCTTAGTATATTTAGTGGTATTTTACCTTAACCTCCTCCTCATACTGGAATCTCCTCTTGCTGACGATGACGTCCTCGATTCCTCTCCTGTCTCCAAACCTCTTCTCAAACACTGTGTAGTTCTTGAAAAGCTCCTGGGCCTTCTGTTTGGGGATTTTGTCCAGGGCGTACTTATAGATCACCCGAACACGctcaaactgaacacacacacacacacacacacacaatgtttggAAATGGGTAACAGAATCTCATTGATGAAGTAAAGACATTTTGATCTCACTGATGAACATGAAAACATCACTGTAGTTAAACCATATTTTCTAATGGATGCCATTTTCAGCAGGAAATTacctctttctgtttctcctcAAATCTGGCAAAAGCCACAAAGAGGTTTTCATCTATATGTTCCTCGCCGAAGAACTCCACGGCCCTCTCGTACACTTTTCTCGCATGAGCAATGTAACCGTGCTTATCTTCAAAGCGGGCGTATTTGATCCAGTTCTTCACTTGGGGATGGACTATCACAAGTGCAGGGGAGTTAAGGAACCAATAACTAACTAATAACACAACAGTATTCAGCTTATTGAGTATCAAATAATTTCGGTTAAGAATTGAGATCACGTGATTCTCTGACACCAGTTTTATAAAAAACAGTTCAACTAAATGTCTCAGTTAAACAGTGAATTGATTGTATTCGCTAGTCACAGTTGATTGGAATGGAAAGCTCCAAAGTTCCTGATACGTTCTCTGTAGTGaaaatctgtttgtttaaatacCCTCTACAAGCACACACCACTTCTACATCCCCAACAAGAGCACTGTGGTAAGGATATATCTCTCATAAATGCAGCGGGCTTTCTCCACCTCCTTATAGCGCAGCTCAAAGTTGATGTAAGAGTGCCAGGCCTGCTCCTCCGGCTCCCACTCCATCCAGCGCTCAAACACTTGCCTGCAGCCTGCTATGTTCCCCAGCATCTCCTCCATGTAGCTGTATTTGTACCTATGAACACATACAGACCAAGATCATGTCAGTGCTATTAAACTGAGCTGATCAGTAAGCAGTGTAGAAGTGAAGTGCAAGGATTACCAGAACTGGTTGACTCGGGGCAGGATGGTTATGGCTCGGTCCCAGATGTTGCGAGCGTGATTGACCTGCCGGTTCTTCATCTCCATCTCGGCGTATTTCAGCCACAGTGTGACATTCCGGTGATCCACGTCCAGCGCGCGCTCGTAGATAGACCGAGCTCTTTAAACAATTGACCAGAAATACAAAACCGTTGAACCAGTATTCATTTAACTCAGTGTTAATAATCATATGATTAACAGATATCCAGCATGTTATACCTCTGTATTTCTTTCAGACTTTCCTCCCATTGTGCGTACTTGATCCAGTTGCTTATGACGGTCCTGTTCTTTCTGATATTATCTTCAAATCCCTGTAGAGCATGGATATTGAACATGAGCATGATGGAGCAAACCAAACACCCAAAGAAACCCACCTtcagaaaaatgagaaaaacaaaacaccttgCGTTTTCGTAATTTGTAATCATTTAACTCCTCTTCATCAGTGATCTTCTGTTTGGGTGGAGGTGGGAGTAGCTCGAGTTCTCGTTCTTTGGCTTCTCGAAGCAGCTGCTCGGCTGTGATCTGCACCTCAGCTGGAGCTTTATTCTTCACCTGGTACAGGAAAAGCATGGCAGAGTTTAATATCCATCACAGATAGCAATACTACCTTTCCTTAAACACCTGCATGTAGAACATTGTGCAAAAGGCTGCATGTAAAAACTCACTGCTTGACCTTAAGCTTATATGTAGGACTTTCAATGTTTCCAAAACCATTTTcaacaaaatgtcaaaattgtTTACCTGTTTTCAATTTGAGTGCATTAAATGACTTTAAGTAGAAACAGAGAATAAACGTAATGCTTTTAatcaggatttattttattatataacaagTATTTCATAACAGTACAGACGGTGTGTAATGCCTTCACTTTCCTCTTTAATATCTATTAATATCGTTTGTAATCCCTGGGAATTCATTACTAAAGATATCTAATAAACTAACAAGCAAGCAAGGCTAATAGTTTGTAGCTTCGGTAGAGCTAACAGCATAGCATTGTGAAAAATACTGATTATTAAATCGGAAGTATAGCTAATATGTCCGTGTATAACTACATTACACAGTTAAACtacactgaaatgaaatgatataTTGTTTCATAGTAAGGTCAATAATGACAGctattgtaattgtaattaaaagaactagcttagcttagccaattagcttagcttagccaGTTAGCTTAGCCACACGTTAGCCTCCATGTATGAGCCCAGTTTATTTACCTTTGCCACTTTCGGTATTCTCTGCTTCCCTGCCGCGGTGGACGCCATAGTTTCTAAGTTTTATCTTACCACAAGAATGAAAATAAGAGTTTATGGTATTTAATTCGATACCTTAAATACAAATTACTTAACACTATTCAATCAAAACCAAGTTTTCCGCCATAACTTTTCTCCTTGGctcattttttccccacctGTATTACGTCGAGACCCGCATTCTTCGCTGTGATTGGCTGCTGATGAAAGGTTCTCCAATAGAAAGAAAGTATCGGGCTTGAACTAGCCAATCATAATGAAGAATTATACAGTAGGCGGGAAAAAAAGGTATACGAATATGGGTGGGAAAAGCTAAAAGTCGTAGTAACGTTCAACGTAACACTTGCACGTTGGCGTTCTTACGTCATGACGTTTAAAAACCATGGTAACGAGACGCTTAGGCCAAATACGGTTAAAACTCATGTACAACCTAAAAGCGAGTGTTTTCGAGACAGGTGCAAGAATGGTAtcgatttatttcttttttcgaCACCATGTTGACTGTCTACTCTTATGAATAGCTTCTGTGCTGCTTTACACTTTAATTTGTcgcctgccaaatgctgtaaatgtaaatgtaatgggGATTGTGTGATAATCGAATTTCTCTTGTATGTCTCTGTATTATTTCAGGAGAACATGACGTCCATTACTTCATCCAGTGGGGAAAATGCATCTATAATTGTGAGACGAACAGAGTCCTGTGATGCTCACAAGATCAGTGCGCTGATCAGTCCAGAAACTTCAGCAGTGTTTGGAAAAGTCAATGTGATCTCCCTGCTGTGAGTGCTGAAGATAATCCATTCATGCATGTTCAGGTTCAGAGGCAGGATATATCTCATATAGTGTGGCATTTGGTAGCCTAGTGCTGGTGTTGGGCTattaatcagaaggttgtgagtttggtCCCGTGTCCgagatgccactgttgggccagTGAACAGTGAACGCAGTTGGTCTGtacaaaaaaatgagataatgtaagttgctctggataagtgcgtctgccaaatgctgggaatgaaatgaaatatatcATAACACATAATATATCTTACAGACTTTTGTTCAGTATGGATTAAAGTACATAAGTCTATTACAAgactcttctgttctggcaccaaggtggtggaatgaactttccctAGAGGTCTGGATAGCTGAGTCAgtggctattttcaaatgatggttgaagacctagttatttatgaaacacttcaactagcattttcttccctgttttgttgtatgtgtgtatttaaaaaaaacaataaaaacttaagtctgtagcctagtgaaccacttaagcacttttgtacgtcgctctgtataagggtggGAGAATCTTGATTCCTAAGCATTCTAATTCTAACTCTACATCTAATTCCTAATGCCTAAGCTTtgcctttgtttatttgtaacttTGTATAAAGTAATTTCTAGAAGACATCATGAATCACAATACTGATTTTTAGTAGTGTTTAGGTTTAGTTGTAGGTTTAGTGATTTACACAAATTTATTTGGATTTGTATCTGGATCTGGATTTAAATGACAGTGGACACgtcaaagcacacacacgctgtaCAATCCTAAACATCGGCTTAACCTTCTTTGCATATTTGCACTTTTGCACTGCAAAAGTATCCGTTTCATATAAAGATAAAATGCTTTGCTAACCCCGCTTCTAACTTacaaaaagtgttaaaaattaCTCTACCTGTGGTTAAAAGCAAAGTTTAGGGTTTAAATGAGGATAACACAGGGTTAATCACAGTGTGAAAAACCCTACAGAAAACAATATGTTAGTGGATCACTTTTTTCTCAGAAGCCTAAAACATTACAGCACTTTGGAGTCAgaacccctggagcagagagggttataagggccttgcacaagagcccaacagtggcagcttggcagcgccagggcttgaaccccaatcctccaatCAATAGCCCAGTGCCTGAAACACTTGAGCCATCACTACTACAGCAGAATTCTCTGTTTTGTTGTATCCAGGTTCAATATTGAATGTCTTTGCCATGTCACACTctacagtggtggttaatatgaagctcatatgaaagtaaacactcagaaCTTTAAGAGATTGTAATTTTTCATAAGTATTTGTGTCTTTACCTAGTCGACTAGGAGCAAAATTCTTATTATTCCATTCTACTTAGCAGTGTAATTAGTATACTATAATCGCAACAaaggttagttttttttttgtttgtttgtttttttatctttaaattaaatgatgATATCAATGCCATGTTCTCTGAGATGCTGAAGTGCTTGTGTTTCTAAgaatctaaaatttgaaggaaTTACCTTTAACCGCTaatattctgtgtaaggttatgtACAGAGGAAAAAGCAATGTCTCTCACTTTAAGCCAACAAAGACTagaattatttgatttttatatGGTGATAatgtaattcatttatttatactgactGTAAACTTGTGTACTGGTTTTGTGTATCTTAGTTTAGTTAAGTATTTCATGTTCATTTATCTTTTGTTTGCTTCATTCTCAGGGAAAAAGCTAATATGACGGTTACTATAtgcacaataaataataaagtcctAGCCCATGCTGCATTCTTGGACCATCCCATTGGTGACCTGGTGGATCAGGCTTCGTGGGAGAACTTTCTTCAAACCCATTTTAATGCCTCAAATATCACAGTAggcaaaattgattttaatgaTTATATGATTCGATAAGGAGAAAGCTTGTTGTGATCTGTCTCATGCCcaaaatttattataataatttttttttttttttttttatctctgtagcctttaaacacatttttcctACATCTCTTTGTGGCCCAGCCTgatttttctgtttcctgtgcTAAAGAGATTATCaggtaaaaaatgaaaatgtaatcgAGTATTTTAAATAACTTGTACATTTCTGAGAAAGATAGCATTATTTTGATTTGTTGTGCCTGtcattgttttatgtatttagaCTCAAATAAGCCAGACTTCTCTATAGTCATCCAGTTAAGGCCAGTTTAAATCTTGTTTGAGGCAACGGAAATTACATTTCCACCATGGCAATGTCTTCCTGTTTCCATTCAAATCCTTTACATTCAATTCTGCAATCAGATAAAGTTAGATTTTACATCGTGAGCTTAAAAGGGTTTGCGCAAAGCAGATGTGAAGCATGTTGTCTCTGTCTTCTTCATCACAAACAGAACTGTGTTTAATGCCATCACAGAGCTGGAATACATCTGCCTCGTCACGCCGTATAGAAGCAGCCTCGGTAAGAAATCCACACAGTTGAGAACATTCTCAGCTGAGACATTCGCCTAGTTACACTACTTTTATCCAAAGGTGTGTGGATCTAAagaagtgttttgttttcttgcaACCAGGTACTCGTCCTTCTGTACAAAATATGTATACAGTAATATTTTGGCTTATAATCGGAGCAGTAAATGCTTTCATTAATCTACTTGGATTTGTTCTCCTCCCCTTAgtacatttattcatcttgAGTAAGCACTTTATCCGGGTAAGGGTCACAGAGAACTCCTGTCagtcctgggaacactgggcatgagTTGGGAATATACCATGGATGTGGAACACCACACTCATTCCCACCTAGGTACAATTTAGAGAAGCTTATAAACCATTTGGTGTGGTTTTGGGAAGTGGGAGAAAAGCAGAGAAAACCAACACACAGGGATaaagggagaacatgcaaaagtCCATGGAGATACAAGGTGTGTATGTGCAATAGTTCCTTTGCCATTGTTCAGctgctttttttattaaacattccCCATCTGTTTGGGCTTGGTGCCTTAGTGGTTACTATGTTTGCCTCGTACCTCCTTGGTCAGGGATTTAATACCCatctctgccctgtgtgtgtttgtggagtttgcatgttctccatatGCTTTAGTGGTTTCTTCCCCCAGTCAAGACCTGAATGGAagctctaaattgtctgtaacgtgtgtgtgtgtgtgtgtgtgtgtgtgtgtgtgtgtgtgtgtgtgtgtgtgtgtgtttgtgattgctcacctgtccagggtgtcccaaGCCTTTTACCCCCTGTCCCCTGGggtagactccaggttccctgcaactctgtgtaggataagtgctataggaaaatggatggatgattgaaTGCCTCATGTTACTGTCTTGTTGTTATGGTGATTATACCGCTTCATAATTCTCGACCAGCAGAATTTCAGTACTGAATATGTACCAACTTTGCTAGCCAAGCCCTGGCATTTAAAGTGTTGAACAGTTCCAGATTTGCCCAGATGCCCTACACAGTGCTGATACAATAGAACCAGGAACCCAGAGTTATGCTCAgctgctctgtttttctttagaGCCAGCGCTGATGGACATATTCGAGCCCATGCCCTGTGTTACAGATGAAATCCTGTGTGGTGCATTTGTGTGCCACAGACACAACTACTGGCCAAGACTGCATGTGCGCAGAGCCAGGTGCTTatacctcacactcacacacactcacacacacacacacacacacacacacacacacacacactcacacttacacacacacacacactcacacacacattcacacttacactcacacacacactcacacgcactcacacacacacgtttaatcATCTTATTATGTCCTACATCTCATTCAATTCAacttgtttctttctcttttctttattaaacacagtgtatatagtttatatacaaacctttatgaaaataaaatctatatatacagtatgataatttagttagttagtttataTAGAATGATAGTTTAGTTAGTTTATATAGGATGatagtttagtttatttctaCTAGTTTCAGCTAGTTTAAGAATTTCTACACACGATCATACTACTGATCGAgaagcatttattcatttagggATTCTGCACATTCcttcctcacacacatgcacacaacaaTCTGCATTATAAGATGACGTTTTTCACATGATAAACTTAttacattgtactgtatgtagtttattatattatatttcttttacatGTCATTCTATattctacttttatttatgttacttTTATTAGAaagcatttagttattttttatgtGATGAGTGCCTAGTTTGTTGCTTGTGCcatgttgtgatgtgttgtgttgtgatgtcttGTGATgccttttgttgtgttgtgatgtcttgtgttgtgttgtgatgtcttgtgttgtgttgtgatgtcttgtgttgtgttgtgatgtcttgtgttgttttgtgatgtcttgtgttgtgttgtgatgtcttgtgttgtgttgtgatgtattgtgttgttttgtgatgtcttgtgttgtgttgtgatgccttttgttgttttgtgatgtcttgtgttgtgttgtgatgtcttgtgttgtgttgtgatgtattgtgttgttttgtgatgtcttgtgttgtgttgtgatgccttttgttgtgttgtgatgtcttgtgttgtgttgtgatgtcttgtgttgtgttgtgatgtcttgtgttgtgttgtgatgtattgtgttgttttgtgatgtcttgtgttgtgttgtgatgccttttgttgttttgtgatgtcttgtgttgtgttgtgatgtcttgtgttgtgttgtgatgtattgtgttgttttgtgatgtcttgtgttgtgttgtgatgccttttgttgttttgtgatgtcttgtgttgtgttgtgatgtcttgtgttgttttgtgatgtcttgtgttgtgttgtgatgccttttgttgttttgtgatgtcttgtgttgtgttgtgatgtcttgtgttgtgttgtgatgtcttgtgttgtgttgtgatgtattgtgttgttttgtgatgtcttgtgttgtgttgtgatgccttttgttgttttgtgatcTGATGTGTTGTGATTTGTTGTgctgtgatgtgttgtgatgtgttgtgatgtgttgcgATATGATGCGATGTGTTGTGCTGTGAtttgatgtgatgtgttgtgatgtgttgtgatgtgatgtgatgtgatgtgatgtgatgtgatgtgatttgatgtgatgtgatgtgttgtattgtgttgtgatgtgatgttatgtgatttgatgtgttgtgatgtgatgtgatgtgatgtgttgtgttgtgttgtgatgtgttgtgctgtgatttgatgtgttgtgctgtgttgtgatgtgttgtgttgtgttgtgctgtgatgtgatttgatgtgctgtgttgtgatgtgatgtgttgtgatgtgatgtgatgtgttgtgttgtgctgtgttgtgatttgatgtgctgtgctgtgttgtgatgtgttgtgatgtaatttgatgtgctgtgatgtgttgtgatgtgttgtgatgtgttgtgttgtgttgtgttgtgctgtgatgtgatttgatgtgctgtgttgtgatgtgatgtgttgtgatgtgatgtgatgtgatgtgatgtgttgtgttgtgctgtgatgTAATTtgatgtgctgtgctgtgttgtgatgtgttgtgatgtgttgtgttgtgctgtgatgtggtttgatgtgctgtgctgtgttgtgatgtgatgtattgGGTTGTGCTGTGATttcatgtgatgtgatgtgatgtgatgtgatgtattgTAATGTGATGTTTTGTGTTGTCATGTGCTGTAATGTCTTATGTTGTGCTGTGATTTCATGTGTTGTGATGCgctgtgatgtgatgtgctgTGATGTGTTGTGCTGTGATTTCAGgtattgtgctgtgttgtgatgtgttgtgatgcaTTGTGATGCATTGtcttgtgttgtggtgttatgTGAtgggtggtgtgatgtgatgtgatgtattgtgatgtgatgtgttgcgttgtgatgtgaggtgatgtgatgtattgtgatgtgatgtgatgtattgTGATGTGTTGCGTTgtgatgtgaggtgatgtgatgtgatgtattgtgatgtgatgtattgTGATGTGTTGTTATGTGATGTGTTGTTATGTGATGTGTCgttatgtgatgtgatgtgttgttatgtgatgtgttgttatgtgatgtgatgtgtggtgtgatgtgatgtattgtgatgtgttgttatgtgatgtgacgtgacgagacgagacgagatgagatatgttgtgatgtgatgcgttgtgttgtgatgtctttagttgtgatgtaatgtgttgtgttgtgatatgatgtgatgtcttgtgttgtgatgtgatgtgttgtgatttgatgtggtgtggtgtggtatggtgtgatgtgttgtggtgtgatgtgatatgatgtgttgtaatgtggtgtgatgtgatgtg
Protein-coding regions in this window:
- the crnkl1 gene encoding crooked neck-like protein 1; this translates as MASTAAGKQRIPKVAKVKNKAPAEVQITAEQLLREAKERELELLPPPPKQKITDEEELNDYKLRKRKGFEDNIRKNRTVISNWIKYAQWEESLKEIQRARSIYERALDVDHRNVTLWLKYAEMEMKNRQVNHARNIWDRAITILPRVNQFWYKYSYMEEMLGNIAGCRQVFERWMEWEPEEQAWHSYINFELRYKEVEKARCIYERFVIVHPQVKNWIKYARFEDKHGYIAHARKVYERAVEFFGEEHIDENLFVAFARFEEKQKEFERVRVIYKYALDKIPKQKAQELFKNYTVFEKRFGDRRGIEDVIVSKRRFQYEEEVKASPHNYDAWFDYLRLVESDADPDTVREVYERAISNVPPITEKRHWRRYIYLWINYALYEELEVKDPERTRQVYQACLELIPHKKFTFAKIWLLYGQFEVRQKNLQKARQCLGTGIGKCPKNKLFKGYIELELQLREFDRCRKLYEKYLEYSPENCTTWIKFAELETILGDVERARAIFELAIGQPRLDMPEVLWKSYIDFEIEQEEYENTRGLYKRLLQRTQHVKVWISYAQFELSIEGDERLQRCRQVYEEANRSLRTCEEKEERLMLLEAWKDFEHEFGTSANIDRVRKLMPEKVKKRRKLTAEDGSDAGWEEYYDYIFPEDAANQPNLKLLAMAKMWKKQQQQDEHPEEAETETDENVEPTQPGDEQEESGETQENKEGVFDDHDDSDSSSSSSSSSSSSSESDEENTEDKSEEKTNPTEEE